The following coding sequences are from one Vulpes vulpes isolate BD-2025 chromosome 12, VulVul3, whole genome shotgun sequence window:
- the TEX48 gene encoding testis-expressed protein 48, with translation MGSYARFGNREVYYPLGKVDPVQPIMENFQWASRGQVPETMAPIPLPLTAAHQNLASKIFSLCCRDCEEPHSMDDSKVPSQTQEPQPLTCSRYQTRTPRLASLDLMVMCLGGRAFRGLEEGDPRGPYPVITTSGPRAPRQGGRHPFTPATSPEPPPHTPDGVELSPPGLQKEELASKNPKCANEASRLPLGQPLMGPEKRASSTSNNKHEEGNTHVSPRDFYKRNPTRYSQDLWPFQPCHTGRP, from the exons ATGGGAAGCTATGCAAGATTTGGGAACAGGGAAGTCTATTATCCCTTGGGAAAGGTTGACCCAGTTCAGCCCATCATGGAGAACTTCCAATGGGCGTCTAGAGGCCAGGTCCCGGAGACCATGGCCCCCATTCCTTTACCTCTTACAGCAGCCCACCAAAACCTGGCCTCGAAGATTTTCAGCTTATGCTGCAGAGACTGTGAGGAGCCCCACTCCATGGATGACTCCAAGGTCCCCAGTCAAACCCAAGAGCCTCAGCCATTGACCTGCAGTAGGTACCAGACAAGAACACCCCGCCTGGCCTCTCTAGACCTCATGGT CATGTGCTTAGGAGGCAGAGCGTTCAGAGGACTGGAGGAGGGAGATCCACGTGGTCCTTACCCTGTAATAACCACCTCTGGCCCACGTGCACCCCGACAAGGTGGGCGACACCCCTTCACTCCCGCCACCTCTCCTGagcctcccccccacacccccgacGGTGTGGAATTATCACCGCCAGGCTTACAGAAGGAAGAGCTGGCCAGCAAGAATCCCAAGTGTGCTAACGAAGCCTCCCGCTTGCCTTTGGGACAACCCCTGATGGGTCCAGAAAAGCGAGCCTCCTCCACCAGCAATAATAAGCATGAGG aaGGGAATACACACGTTTCCCCGAGAGATTTTTACAAGAGAAACCCAACCCGCTACTCCCAGGATCTCTGGCCATTCCAGCCGTGCCACACCGGGAGACCCTGA